AAGTCAGGCTATACGAATTTCCATATTGAAATCGATAATTATGAAGAATCTCTGGTTATGGTAATAAAATCTCTGCGTATTTGAAAATGGAAACGTTTGTAATCAAAGAGTAGTAGGGCATgggataaattattttgttagtCAATAAGCTTATAGTATATACGGAAGTTTTAATGTAATTAGCAATGgcaaattttgtaattagtctaGTTAAGAAAGGATGTTTGAATATAAGGTTTGAGAGAGCTTGTGGTGATGCCACGTAGAAAATGACACacatgtaataaacacatgaagtaaaggttagttttatctaatgctcctcaaataataagaaagagatatattttcttaattaaacgAATCATTTCGTATTTACTTTCTTTGCACTTGAGAACATATCAATCATAGACTTGCCTGTAGAGGTTAATCATCTCAATTCACTGTAATGTAAGAATCTATACGacacagttacaaaaaaaaatctatacgACTCTAACCATTAAgcccttttatattatttttattaacattATTGTAAATTGGACCATTATCTCAACGCTATATTTACATGTAATAGATCGTTTTTCCGCGCTAtgcgcggataatatattttaaaattttttttttcatattttttttcacaTGTAAATTATCATCTTAATTTTAGATTAATTGTGTTTATTTAATCAATTGAACCTTACTATTTTTACTTTCAttgtaaatattttgtataaatgggaaaatttagttttaaaattttatttatcgttttaaaattttatttatattaatctcaAATAAGTTTCTATtacataaaatgaaaaagagtaACCTGACTATCACAGTAAAATTAGGAAGATAGTTTGAAttacttttcttttattatgtttggcaaactttacttttgtataagatttgaaacattttagggattaaaatttcatataagtaAACACATCAGAACAAACAAATTTGTTCAATAATGCACCTGCATTTATTATTATAGTTTTacgtaaattttataaaattgatgattgataattgttttaaaactGAAACCGTTTAAAATTTGTCTATGCattattaaatagtaaaaatattaaattataaaataatattaatattgatTGGAAGTGACGTAATAATACTATTATTAGTGACCAATAATTTAAATCTAGAAAAATTATTGATCCGTACTTTGATATTTCttagaaaaattatttattcaccGACCAATAAAAATCCGGGAGCTCATATTCAGTAGttgagaaaaaagaaacaaaataataaaaaaattgtcaaattatattatgttaaaaaaaaaaatagtacaaattttttataacacaaaacaataaatcataaatcctaaacattaaactctaaaaactaaaccttaaatttttgggtaaatcctaaacccttgggtaaatcctaaacccttgggtaaaccctaaatcattgggtaaaccctaaaccattgggtaaactctaaactctttggtaaaccctaaactatagggtaaatcctaaaccctagggtttagggctaagatttagagttttgcTCACGgcgtttaggatttagtatttatgatttattatttagtttttacgatttagagtttaagatttacccaaaagtttagggtttaatggtTAAACTTTAGGACTTAGTGTAATTTTACTGACAGcgttaataatgtttttaaaaaactctactatttttttaatttatttttacttttcttttagttttaaaaacataatataacttagcaaatttttgtgattttgctttttctaaaacatatatatatatatatatgacagaTAATTAGCTGGTGAACCCACGTCCTCTagggtaaacaaaaaaaaaactcttcttgtttttgtaaatttgttctAATATAACTTTGATAACATTATAGTAAATAAGTCTTATGTGGCTTTGGACTTCTGTATATTGGAACACAATTATGGGTAAACTGTTTTCTAATtaaatacaatattaaaaacaatGTGGAGTACTATGCCCTATTAAATTCTCCAAACCTTATGTAGAGCTTAGACAGCAATTCCCGGCAAATTTCAGGAGACGTGCAAGGGCCACACATGAGGTACACGACGTTTCCTAGAGGCCGCATGAAGATTCCATCTTCCCTGAGCATCTGTAAAAGAGACTTTGCGTACGACGAAGCATACCTAAAACACATGCAGAGCAAAACACAAACCATATGAGATACCAAAAGTCTGGTTCTTCAAGACAATGCTTTTTAAAAGAGATTCAGTAGATCTTTACCTGGAGTTGGAAGCATCTACTTTAAGTTCTAGAGCGAAAAGGGTTCCTATTACAACCACCCTTTGAACCGCACTGTGACATGATATTTGCTGCACCAGTTCTTCATCCCACAGCTGCACAAAAACATGTGTACGGTTGAAACCCATTTAGAGATGTTTGATTACTGATCATCTGACACAAAGATGTTTATATTTTGTCTTAGTACCTCTCTTAAGATTCCTCCTTGTGGGATGATGTTATGGTTAGTCTCTGGATCTTTGAACCATTCGATGGCTTTGGCGGCTGTTGCGCATCCCATAGCATGAGCTGAGTATGAGTGACCATGAAGCAGTGCTTGAAGCTACAACCAATAAAGAGGATTAGATATCTTCAAGcggaagaaaagaaaagcatGAAGATGGTTCTTCTACTTTTCTTACCTTTGGATCTCcagaaaatgaatcaaacaaagcATCTGTGGCAAGAGTTACAGCCAAAGGAATCATTCCACCAGTCATCAGTTTGGCGTAGCAAGCTATGTCCGGTTTGCAACCGAGAAGTTCGGCAGGAGTCTTTGGTAATATCATTGTAACTTTGTTAGcagaatgaaaatatataacacaagatgacataaaatatatatactacctCTACTCCAAGACGCCAGAAACCTGTGAACACTTCATCGAAAATTACTGGAATTTTTCTGTTCCTGCACTCGTTGACCAGAACTCGTTGGAAGAGAGGATCAACCATGTGCATTCCCCCAGCACCATGGATCACTGCAGATACAATCAGCCTCCTTAATAAAATAGTAGTTTGAATCTAGCAATTTAGATAGCACGATGCTAAGCCTTACTGAATATCTGAAGTCATACTTATGGATATACTATCATAGTCATACCTGGTTCTATTATTAGTGCTCCAACATGGGCGGATTGTGTATTTCCAGAATACTCTTGTAGCTGTTTTGATACATAGGCCAAATAGGTTGTTGCAAGAGTTGATGTGTCTCTACTCTTGTCGAAAATCTCATCACGAGTGCTGAAGGCTGTAAGAGTTTGGGAGTACTAAATCACACAgctaaaatatatgtaaaggAGGATAACAGAGAGAGGAGAGGAAATTATGATATTTACTTCCATATTCTTCTGGGGCTATTTCAGCAAAAAATTCAGGGAGAGAGAGATTCCAAGCTCCATTGAAGAGGATATCAGTAGGAGGATCCAGAAACAGACCTTTTCCAGTATACCTACAAATACAAAGATAGATGTAAACCTAATCAAAGAGAAGCAAGACAATGAGAATATTCACAGGTGATGTAATCATGATATCGTTCATCCTTAAGGAATGATATTTCTATCTAAGCAATAAAATTCAATAGAGAATTTTCAAGTCGGAATCATGAAAAGcgataaagaaaaaaactccGTCCATACCACGGCTGCTGGAGGAAGCCTGTGTAAGGTGATGGTGCTTGTGCTTCCATTGCTCCTAAAGTATCCCCATGGTAAGACCCCCTAAGAGCTAGGACCTAAAAATACAACGCACATCTCAGTAAGTACACACTGTTTAAGTCTAACGTACGCTAACAGATACAACATTAAAGCGTCTAAGTATCATTGAGCACTAGCAAAATGGTTGTACCTTAACCACAATGGTGCTGTTCGTTTCATTGACGCAGGTTGCTGCGGCTGCGGCTGCGtcaattattttttcaaatcttgTTCGTTTCGTTGACGCGGTTACTGCGTCTAGACGCGGCGTCTAAACGCTGCGTCTGGCGTCTGCAAAATCTGGACGCCGAAATTATCCGCGGCTGAGTCAAAAAAACTGCGTTTATTTACTGTATTTACGATTTTACCCTTGACCTAATTAATTATTTGCAAAAAAGAACATAACTCCATTGACGCAGCCGCTCTATCTTTCTTCGATAGACGCATCTTCGAGCTCCTACATCTCCGAGCTCTCTCTCTTGATCTCTGACATCtccgagctctctctctctcgatctacACATCTCCGAGCTCTCTCATCTCCGGCTTGCGCTCTTTCTTCTCTGACGCAGACCACGAGCTCTCTCATCTTCGGCTCGAGCTCTCTCATCTCGACGCAAACCTCGAGCTGTCTCTTCTCCGGCTCGAGCTCTCTCATCTCCGGCTTGCGCTCTTTCTTCTCTGACGCAGACCACGAGCTCTCTCATCTTCGGCTCGAGCTCTCTCATCTCGACACAAACCTCGAGCTCTCTCTTCTCCGGCTCGAGCTCTCTCATCTCTGACGCTGACCACGAGCTCTCTCATCTCCTCCGATTTGGGTTTCAAGCATTGTTGAGGTAACTAAGACAAGAAGAAGCTGTTTTTGTGTTTCATGAGTTTTTGAGAATGGGTTTTGGATCTGATGGGGAAAGAGAATGGGTTTCTTCTGATGTTGCGTCTTGAATACTTCTTGTGATAGACTGATAGGATTTGTGTTGTCTGTGTACAAAGCCGATTCTCTAGATTAAGCATGTCTTTGTTAATTTTCTGTGTTGATTTTGATTATGTTAACAGTGTCTTGCTACTGTTTTTGAAGTACAATTTAAACAAGGAGACAGACTTTGTTGTTTAGAAGTTAATGGTGTTGTTGAGAGCTAATGGTGTTGTTCTACGCTTAATTATAGTAGCttacattgattttgagaaaataaaacTGAATCTTTTGTGATATTGATTATGCAAATGTGTAGAGTGTCTACCTTTGTGGAATCATCATAGTAGCTAGCTTGTATTGATTTGAGTAAGTTAAAGTCGAATATTTACTTAATGGTATGGGTTAGTGTAGTCATGTCATGCTTTTGAGGTAAAGAGTTTTGTGAGTTGAGCCTTTGTTGTATTCATGTAAATATGTTACAAGACAGTTTATAGTATCACTTCAACTTTGTTGTATTCATGTAGATATTTGTTACTTAGTTTTGTTTCTCCGGTAGCGAAACGAGCAGAGAAAAATGGAGGCGAGTGTCAGTCTAGGGCTGCTCCGTTTTGGTTTTCTTCGAGAGGGAAGAACACACTGTGTGGGTTATCGGGTCGGATCTATTCGGGTTATGGCCCATGTAATTTTTGTAAATGGGCCGTGTTTGTTTTAACTATATGGGCCACGTCAATTAGTAATAGTTCCCTGGAAAATCTTTTTGAGTGTCTCTGCTGCTCCGGCACAAGCTTTTATTGCTTCTTCTTTCTTAGTTTCTTTCTTAGGTTTGTGTGATGAGTTTCTCTTATGGGTTTGTATAAGATCTTATGTGTTCTGGATATTGACGTTTTAGCTTGATATAATCTGATGGGTTTGTTGGTTACTGGTGTTTTGATTGATGATTATCCAATGTATGTTTTAATACTGCCGTTGATGAGACATGAGATTGGTCTCGTTCTGATGGTCTCTtgtgatttttctttattttgtttggttCTATAGCTTTGTTATGGAGACCGGTTGCGGCTGCGGCTGCGGCTGCGGCTGCGGCTGCGGCAATGTCCTGCGTCTTAGAAACGAACAACAAGTTGCGTCTGCGGCTGCGGCTGCGGCTGAGTCTGCGGctgcaaaacgaacaacaaccaaAGGAATAGACGCAGCCGCAGCCGCAGACTCAGCCGCAGCCGCAACCGCAGGAACCTGCGTCAATGAAACGAACAGCACTAATATGTTTTTTCTCATCTCTACCCTCAGAAAATTCCAATAGGGTCTCATGATCAACACAAAACTTACGAAACGCCATCTTCAAGGCAATTTCGATAGCTGTGGATCCATTATCTGAGAAGTACACTCGAGAAGCCCAGCCTGCATGTATAAAACTAATTAGCCCTCCCATCAAtgcttgaaaaaaaataatagaaacaaTGTGAGAGAAGAAACCTTTTCCCACTCCATCTATCAAGAGCTCAGCACATTTCAAGGCAGGTTCATATACATTCTCAGGGAACATAACATGCCCGAACCTAGCAGCAGTGTAAGTCATTTCTCTAGCTAGCTCAGCCTGCAACCGCctaaagaaaatttcaaaataaacttCAGAAGATTCACCACAAGAAAAGATAAGCATTAAGATACAAAACAATAGGCACAGATGACCTGGAAAGCAGGATCTGGCCCCTGTGTCCACCAGCTAGCACAAGCATCAAACTGCTGGGTAATAGAATCGTTACCAGAACCCTGAAAATGACGAAAGTGGCAAAGTTCTAGATGAGCTAAAAAAATGTGGGACATGTTAAAAATTGATCTTTGCATACAAACCTTGTAAACTGAAAATTTTTCACCACAGCGGGAGTCAATAACCGTCACAGTTTCTTCAGGCACAAGTTTATGCTGAGTAATTCCCACATTCAATCTGGTCTGGACCAatctgataaaaaatattacacatcAAAACTGAGTTCCTGGATACTAAACACAAACGAAACAACACAAAATCACAACCTGGTAACGTTCTTTCAGCATCTGGAGATTGTATTGCTTATCACCTCTTAGCTCCTGGACAACATTAGGGTTCAAAAGGAACGTCACGAGCGGTGCAGCCCTTCCTCCATATCTATCACCAGAAACATTCATCATCAACCAACCAACCAACAAAGACGAAAGAGGCAAACTTTCACAGACATTATTATATCTTGGGGAGCGTCTTCTGTGTGGTGGAGACTTTTGTTGGTCTTGTTCAGAAGCTCGATCTTGAACTTGAGGATCTGCTCATCAGGGTAAAGCTGATGCTTTTGAAGGAACTCGAGTATATAAAAAACCAGGTGTCTGTACCTGGCCATTTTGGCTTGATTGACCATCTTTCTTTGAATTTGCATCCCCACCTTTTGCTGATCCCTTTGTGTCACCCTATTGATAATTAAAAAGAAGATGAGCGACAATTCAATAAAAGTTGATACTTCTCCGAAAACTATCAAAGATCTGCATCacccaaaatattttctcaGTAAAGAACCTTAACTACAGAGAATTAGAACACGAAACAGGATCAAAAGACCTTAACTTTTCAATCAACCCACCAAACTGCAAAGGAGACTCGTCGAGGGAAAAACACATTTACcattcctcatctcaacacccaCCGACTCGAAGGTTTCGTCGGAGGAGGTTCGGAATCAGGTTCGGGATGGCCTTGTTGATTCATCATCGAGAGAGagacatagagagagagacatggAGGAAGAGATAGAGACAGAGAGATgtttgagcaaaaaaaaaagagacgaaGAGATGAAGAGAAGAGACAGCTCTTCCACACCCTAATTAGTTACGAGGCGTTGAAGAATGAAaactagaagaaaaaaaaaaacggctGGAAATCGAGGAAGATGAATCATAGTCGAAGTTGATTTCGATGTGAAGTTTAATTTGGGCTAAGGGATGAGCCGAAACATAGCAGACGTGGCAGAAAAAATGATTGTTATTGGATGATTTAATTAGATAACGTGGATAGCTTTAGAGGGGAGGATATTCTCCTTTTTAGTATAGTTTAGATATAAATATGCGTGCCATTGATCTATCTCCTTCTTTATATATACGCATTTACTAATGAATTGAAATACTAAATAGTATGCTAGTGTAGATATACATCAATACATGCATGCATGCCCTTTATAAACGTTGCCATATTAAAGACAATCCATTAAATGAATTTAGTTGTTTGGTGAATGTAGAGCTTATATagtctttttatctttttgtttttcctaCTCGTTATTATTCACTCCCACCAACAAAAGAGAAACtagaagaaacaaataaaactagatcgtgtaagagagagagagagagggagcaTAGAAACTATGGAACTAGAGGGCTCGAGTAGTTGCCCGAGGCCGCTACCGTCAAAGGCGGAGATGAGCCGTGGAGCGTATTTGGCATGGGAAGACTTAACGGTGGTTATACCCAACTTCAGTGATGGTCCGACCCGAAGGTTGCTACAGAGGCTAAACGGGTATGCTGAACCAGGTCGGATCATGGCTATAATGGGTCCTTCTGGATCCGGAAAGTCCACTCTTCTTGACTCTCTTGCAGGTCAGTTTCTTCTAACATTCAACTCCATGCATCACACATTCCGACTGACATACCTATCTTggcaatttttatattattggtATTTTTAGCTATTACTACTATATTGATAAATATTGTAATAGTGTTATTgacttagtttaatttttttttgaacaaaaggcTAAACTTAGTTTAATTTTCTGTCGTAATGTTATCCGGAAGTTGCCAAAATGGTATATAAAAGATTTGtaaatctatgtatatatatatatatatgttagtttTTACTAATTACACCTTGGTTTATCAACATCATCACAGATCATACATTAACCGATTTTATACCGAAATTAAAGCTGATTTATTGGAAAATTATATCTACATACAGTATTTATAAACATCCGCTGCATGCAAAGAAAGTAGACAGAACACTTCACTGCCTCATAAATGCAAAACTTATTACTGGGGCTAGCATTTCTTATTCATTATCTCTTTAGTTATGATATTTATCTCCATTTTTACAGcccaatacaaaaaaatataaaaaccagtGAAAATAgtagtattgtttttgttttttttttctctctataaGATGAAGTTCTCATCGACTGTTAAGAAAATAATTCTCGAGTTATCTACAGGTAGACTCGCAAGAAACGTGATCATGACCGGTAATCTTCTATTGAACGGCAAGAAAGCCAGACTAGACTATGGTCTCGTAGTAAGTTTCCTCATTCAAGATTTCATCTCACATTTGACATTCTATAACAAGCAACTAACTTGTTAGATCATTAGGATTGTCCTTTTGGTCGATAAACGTTATCTTTTCATTTGTCGTAACATATTTTAGACAGATCCAACCTAAGTAGATAGTGGTGAAAGGTTAAAGTCTATagttattttgtataaatattttgtgtgaATAATAATATAAGGCCAATTAAAATAgggacttaaaaatataaagtacaGCCCAACTTAATCAACAACTTTTAGATTTACTCTCATTTGATCTTAATGGAAAAGTTAATGTTGAAAGTTGTCTGCATTGATCTTAAAATATATGGATAAcatgaatatatgtatataggcATATGTAACACAAGAGGACATATTGCTCGGAACACTAACAGTGAGGGAGACAATAACATACTCAGCTCGATTGAGGCTTTCAAGTGACATGTCTAACGAGGAAGTGAGTGACATTGTGGAAGGCACAATCATGGAGCTTGGTCTTCAAGACTGCGCAGACAGAGCCATTGGAAACTGGCACGCTAGGGGAGTTAGTGGCGGCGAACGGAAACGTGTCAGCATCGCTTTAGAGATCTTAACGCGCCCTCAGATCCTCTTTCTCGACGAACCCACCAGCGGTTTGGATAGTGCTTCTGCGTTTTTCGTGATTCAGACACTTAGAAACATCGCAAGAGATGGCAGAACCGTTATTTCATCGATTCATCAGCCTAGCAGTGAGGTGTTTGCACTGTTTGATGATCTTTTCTTGCTCTCGAGTGGTGAGTCTGTCTACTTTGGTGAAGCCAAGTCTGCCGTTGAGGTGAACTATAAACTCTTGCTTTACTTGTAGTACAAGAAACCCTAAAGTTTCTATCTTACGTTATCTTGATGGAGAaaactctgtttttgtttttgcttattTGAAATGTAGTTCTTTGCTGAATCGGGCTTTCCATGCCCCAAGAAGAGGAATCCTTCTGATCACTTCCTGCGATGTATAAACTCAGACTTTGATACAGTCACAGCTACGCTCAAAGGATCTCAAAGAATTCAGGACACACCAGCTACATCAGATCCACTTTTGAATCTAGCAACACCTGTGATCAGAGCAAGGCTTGTTGAGAACTACCGGCGTTCAAAGTATGCGAAATCCGCAAAATCTAGAATCCAAGAACTATCTAACATCGTAAGTTTTAACTCTTTCTGCATTCCATATTCAAGTTAACTCATGAGCTGGTCATGTTACCATaacgttttcttttttttcccctCCTAGGATGGGAATGAGATGGAAGTGAGAAGAGGGAGTGAAGCGAGCTGGTGGAAACAACTTAGGACATTAACAGCAAGATCATTCATAAACATGTGTCGCGATGTAGGTTACTACTGGACAAGAATAGTAAGCTACATTGTTGTTTCTATAAGCGTAGGGACCATATTCTACGACGTGGGATATAGCTACACATCAATCTTAGCCAGGGTCTCTTGTGGCGGATTCATCACCGGTTTCATGACGTTCATGTCCATTGGAGGCTTCCCTTCTTTCCTTGAAGAGATGAAGGTAAAAATAATAAACCCTAATTATATCTCACAAATCTTGATTTGCTATATCGATGAAAATCAAGACCGGTTATAGCCAAGTGAAAAAACTGTTTTAAGGCCTCCAAACTTTTCTTGAGTCaatatataattgttaaaatatatttttactatatagGTTTATAGTCTCCAAAATTTCAGGGCCGGCCTCTGATGAAAATGCGATTTTGTCATGTCGTAGGTGTTCTATAAAGAGAGGATGAGTGGTTACTATGGAGTTTCGGTTTATATCCTCTCAAACTACATCTCGTCTTTCCCGTTCTTAGTTTCTCTCTCGGTTATCACGGGAACTATTACTTACAACTTGGTGAAGTTTCGTCCCGGGTTCTCGCATTACGCTTTCTTCTGTCTCAACATCTTCTTCTCAGTCTCTGTGATAGAGAGTCTCATGATGGTTGTGGCTTCTCTAGTTCCAAACTTTTTGATGGGTCTTGTTACTGGAGCTGGTCTCATTGTAAGAACATAGCAAccttaatttgtttattttatttttcctctCGTAAAATCATAAAGTTTATAAAAGATCTTATGTTTTGGGAAGGGAATCATCATGATGACTTCTGGATTCTTCCGTCTGCTTCCTGATCTTCCCAAGATATTTTGGCGTTACCCGGTTTCGTATATAAGCTATGGATCTTGGGCTATCCAGGTAAGTGAAGAGAATAATGTCTcaagaacataaaaaaaaactttttcaaaTTATTGAAAAGGTTATATAACTAGTGGTCGTTAGACTTAGAAACATTTGGGACGTTGCAGGGAGGTTACAAGAATGATTTTCTCGGACTAGAGTTTGAGCCTTTATTCCCGGGTGAGCCGAAAATGACAGGAGAAGAAGTGATAAACAAGATATTTAGAGTGAAGGTGACACATTCAAAATGGTGGGACTTGGCTGCTGTTGTAGGAATCCTTGTGTGTTATAGGCTTCTCTTCTTTGTGGTCTTAAAGCTAAAGGAGAGAGCAGGACCGGCTTTAAAGGCGATTCAGGCAAAAAGAACGATGAGGAATCTTGACAGGAGACCTTCTTTCAAGAGAATGCCGTCTCTGTCTTTGTCATTGTCGTCAATGTCTTCAAGGAGACATCAGCCTTTCCGTTCACTTTCTTCTCAAGAAGGCCTCAACTCTCCAGCCCACTACTAAAAAGGCTTATGTAATGTGTAATTTTACTTTGTTCTGCATGTAACTTTTCATCATGATCTCATAATCTGCTCTATAATTGTCATTATTGGAGAATAAAAAGCAAGTAGTACCCAAGTTTTTATTATTAGAACTAAACCCTCCCCAAGTGGAAACCAAAGGCAACCCAAATGTTCCTCTACTGAAACTTCATTTCAAGTCCAGGCTTTATGTAACACAAGGAAgaatattaataagaaaatatggaTCGTTCGAACTTATGAATACGAAAATACTATAAGGATCATtcgtaataaaaaaatactatacgGATCATTTAAACTTTTGAATATCAAAATACGCAAACTCAAGTAAATTAATATGGAAAAAGAAAGATTAGGTAAATGTAAATGGAAACAACATTCaaagaaattttattatatagtttactaatcTTTGTTGAATAAGTAGAAAACTGGCTCGTTCTTTATAATAACAATGTCAAACGTAAAGGTAGCTTTCTCTCTGGAAGACTTTGAATCAGTTATCGACTTGACCCAAATTGTGACCGGTCTTCAAAGAAAGCCAAGGACTatcaaacatttataaatattcgtacgatataatttcaaaattaagctTTTGTCTAAGAGTCATGTCCAATACAGTATTAAACAGTTCCTCACAAAGGGAGGGCTGGAATTAAATGGAAGTACGGAACGCAAAAAGATCATGAGAACAGGCAGAGATAAATTGACCGAGACTCCTCAGTCTACCGGTAATTAGTTAACATCTATGAAGTgtgtacattttattttattatgataCATGTGCTAAGATGATTAAATGTTAAGATACTTCTGAAGTTATGGATAAACATGCCATTTACAAATTTGTTGATTCGTATGCGAGAAGTAAACACAGTGtgaattaatcttttttttttcaagaaacaCAATATGAAACATAATGGTGATTACACATTATTCCGGTTCAACAACTCTTGCTACCACAGAAGGTAGAAAACCTTTGATATATACACAAAAAGACaatgttaaaaaatacaaaaagacaattgaagaagatgaggtctatACACCAATTACCAACTTTAAGCTAATAGactcaaaataaaaatcttcTGACCTTTTACTTTTGAGACAAGACAAAAAAGGCAAAATATTCGTCAAAAGTAGATTTTGCTGACTTATTCTCATTTGTTTTCGGAATATATGAACATATTTAAGCTTCTTTATGTGACGAAATTAAATTAGACTGTAAGTAGTATTTGAATCGTTAGTTAAAGTACGAAAAAAGAATTCACATGCAAATAGAAGGCAATATCGTAAATTCGTAATCAATAAATTcgctaaaatgtaaattttctcATAGAGACAATGAAATACGACATATTTGTTGTTACGAAATTCAGAGGgactttttgaaattcaaaaatactaaaGTATTTGTTAGCAAAACAGAAAAACTATAGTATTAAGACTAGTCTTTAGGAAAAATAACATATTGCAAACAAAAAGGGGATAGGAAAAGGGGATTAAAAAGTCAAGCTGATTGAATATTTACATGATACAGAAAATTGTCGTCCAAGTCCAAAAGTTCCATTTTGCTAAAGACTTTTTCCTGGGGTGAAcctcaaccaatagaaaattgtcattttagatttagtatcttttaattaaggaaacaaaataatttgccaaattatattatgcttttaaaataaaaaataaaaaattaaataaataaaaataacaatagttctaaaaaaagattatttttaaaaaatatttatttttaagattt
This region of Brassica napus cultivar Da-Ae chromosome C5, Da-Ae, whole genome shotgun sequence genomic DNA includes:
- the LOC106374525 gene encoding bifunctional dethiobiotin synthetase/7,8-diamino-pelargonic acid aminotransferase, mitochondrial-like, encoding MLVLAGGHRGQILLSRRLQAELAREMTYTAARFGHVMFPENVYEPALKCAELLIDGVGKGWASRVYFSDNGSTAIEIALKMAFRKFCVDHETLLEFSEGRDEKKHITIKVLALRGSYHGDTLGAMEAQAPSPYTGFLQQPWYTGKGLFLDPPTDILFNGAWNLSLPEFFAEIAPEEYGTFSTRDEIFDKSRDTSTLATTYLAYVSKQLQEYSGNTQSAHVGALIIEPVIHGAGGMHMVDPLFQRVLVNECRNRKIPVIFDEVFTGFWRLGVETPAELLGCKPDIACYAKLMTGGMIPLAVTLATDALFDSFSGDPKLQALLHGHSYSAHAMGCATAAKAIEWFKDPETNHNIIPQGGILRELWDEELVQQISCHSAVQRVVVIGTLFALELKVDASNSRYASSYAKSLLQMLREDGIFMRPLGNVVYLMCGPCTSPEICRELLSKLYIRFGEFNRA
- the LOC125587758 gene encoding ABC transporter G family member 15-like — protein: MELEGSSSCPRPLPSKAEMSRGAYLAWEDLTVVIPNFSDGPTRRLLQRLNGYAEPGRIMAIMGPSGSGKSTLLDSLAGRLARNVIMTGNLLLNGKKARLDYGLVAYVTQEDILLGTLTVRETITYSARLRLSSDMSNEEVSDIVEGTIMELGLQDCADRAIGNWHARGVSGGERKRVSIALEILTRPQILFLDEPTSGLDSASAFFVIQTLRNIARDGRTVISSIHQPSSEVFALFDDLFLLSSGESVYFGEAKSAVEFFAESGFPCPKKRNPSDHFLRCINSDFDTVTATLKGSQRIQDTPATSDPLLNLATPVIRARLVENYRRSKYAKSAKSRIQELSNIDGNEMEVRRGSEASWWKQLRTLTARSFINMCRDVGYYWTRIVSYIVVSISVGTIFYDVGYSYTSILARVSCGGFITGFMTFMSIGGFPSFLEEMKVFYKERMSGYYGVSVYILSNYISSFPFLVSLSVITGTITYNLVKFRPGFSHYAFFCLNIFFSVSVIESLMMVVASLVPNFLMGLVTGAGLIGIIMMTSGFFRLLPDLPKIFWRYPVSYISYGSWAIQGGYKNDFLGLEFEPLFPGEPKMTGEEVINKIFRVKVTHSKWWDLAAVVGILVCYRLLFFVVLKLKERAGPALKAIQAKRTMRNLDRRPSFKRMPSLSLSLSSMSSRRHQPFRSLSSQEGLNSPAHY